AAAACAGTTCCTACTTGAACTCCATGATTACCAGAATCATTGCTGTCGAGTTTTCCAAATGTACGGTATTTTTCGgggcactttgagcaccacaagccgaaGGCCATCGAGTTTCATTAAATTTGAGAGGAAGCTGAtctctccaaaactctgcaactcacaccaaaacaatccagCTACATAAAAAGCACTGCACGTGAGAGattttgggggtgaactgtccctttaagttttttttattattattattattatcattattattctaCATCATCTattatcataaaaacaaaacgtgaattttttttattactgatattattattgctgttgaCTTTCTGTATATGTACggtaatgtttttgttttttttactgacaaaCTGCCGTAATGATTCATATTTGGAGACCCAGGTGGACGCACATTGTACGAGCATGAAGGCAGAAGACGATACCTTTGCCTGAAACTTGAcccgtttttttgttttttttcctgccctctGATTTGCTGTCAGCGGCACCAGAGACTCTGTATCTTAAAGAACGTGTACAGGTGCTGCATCGCGTGAAGCAGGTCATTCTCAATGACCTTCTCTTTTCTCAGAAACAGAGCATTAGCTGAGGATGAAACCATCCCGACAGGACGGGGAGCTCTTTATGTCTCAAGGGAATGGAAGACATCATCTCAACGGGCGCAGTATCGTCAGGTGTCTAACCCACAAAGAGCTTATGGACTACTTGGATGTCTTCTTTAATTtatctttcttttccctctcttgaTGTGACTTAACTGAATGTAGGATAAGTGGACCAAAATGATCCTCCACCTCAGGATGTGTCCGAACCAAAATCCTTACTTGACGTCAGCTCCCACCTGCCGAAACGAGCCGCCGCCACCTGTCTCCAATCTGCATGATGTCAAAGATTTGTTTGCACTCTTTAAGTTATATTTGTAAGGAAGtacattttaatattgtgtATTATGATTAATAGACGCAGTAGCAAAGTAACGATGCTCTTAGTGatattgatgtgtgtgttttttttaagattagtttaaggaggaggaggcgaacTGAATGTgtgccagattttttttgcagacgCGTATTTCGAAACAGTTTGTTTCCAGCCTGGCTTTTTGCCTACATATGTGCCAATGTCTCACTGCAGTAGATGACGTCTTGTTTCTATAAATGGGCTCACACTGAGAATCCCACTGGGAGCCCATTTAGACTCCGATCTTTCAGGCATTACAAGGaggatattattttttataatgttttttgactttgttgtttCTTATGCTTGAATATATTCAatgaatattcttttttttttaaattgtttccTTTTGTATCTGAATGTTGGCCTCTCTAAGGATGAAGTttaacgaaaaaaaaaaattgactcaCAAGCTCGCGGGTGTAACTGATGGCGTTCATGTGGGAGCTAGCTtgcgttttttttctctctcgtaTGTTTACACAGGCAggaatgtgttaatgttttttgaaaCGTGCCGTATTTTATACTGGTTTTTAATGTAAAGATCTTCATAGACAGATGCTATATTTGCATGCAGGTTTGTGCCAACTGAACATTTATGCAGGTGCATACTACTCTTTATGCCAATGATTCACTGACGTTCTCCACAGGAGACGTCTGTCTTGGTCTTATCTCTTGGTCTGCCTCTCTGATAGACGGAATTTACTATTTAGACTTGTGCTGCATTAAAGATTTCCATCCAAAACCCAACACTTCTTTTCCCAGTTGTTTGTAATGCACCGTTTACAGGACAAAGAGGCTGTTTGCAGTTGAttgagtgatccgatcacaagtggcCAGCTTCAAAGCTTGTCGACTCACACCTGGGATTGAGTGTTGTTGTGATCAGATCCCATTCCCTtaactctaaccctaaccctacatACAAATAAACACCTAACAAACCGGaacaaactgatatttttacagagagaatttatttatttttttttcgtGTATGAGGTTTGCCCAATTGTCAGGTAGGCCTGAATAGTTAAGACTGTTTCACAAAGTGAATACGGTTACTCTTAATGTAACAAGTTTcaaaatttagcatttttttaaagggagtctggtgaccCTCGCCACAGACAACAAAGAAGTGGCCTTTATTCGTAACGGTTTACTGTATTTGCAAAATGTGATATGTTTACTGTCACTATGTTATattctttaatttatttagtGTAAACAGTGCGTTCAAACAGTAGCTGATGCAGCTGTCCGCCGATCAGATCACTCAGGGTGCATATTGATACCAGATGTGAACAAAGACTTTATCTTCCCTGACTGAATAACAGGActccagcaacaacaataatcaCGATATATAAGAACAGGTGTTATTTTTCATCCTAAACTCATCGTTTCACCATCGAAGGAGTCACGTTTTTCCTGTTCGTCGCTGAGAACTGGGCCGTGTGCGGCATTATTTTTAACGCTTCCTGTGTCGATGTTACCTCGGAACCTTTTTCTAAATAAGATAATTGTGTCAAATCACAGTGCGATAATTAATAAACCCAACGGGAAATAGGGTTTCTAGGCCACTTCTCTCTTAAATAACGTGATATAATTTCCTATGTCGCATACCGTAGACCACGCTGTTCTGCAAAATGAATATTCGCTAGATGGTGGGCAAGGTTTATTCATAGCTGGAGCGCCATGGCTTTGATGAGTCCTGGGAGAAAGCAAGCCCTCAGCGGCACGACTCTTTGTTTATCCTTGAAAACTGATTGTGGTCGTACCTCTCAGTGCAACGCAATATAATTCAACAGCGCCACAATCTATGGCTTTAGAGCCACCATAAAGCTGAATCCTGACACCCTCAGCAAACACGAAACATTATAGACAGATCATAGTCTGCACACTGACGTACGCTGTGCCGGGAGAGGTTACTGTCCTGGACCTGTCCCTATACTTTATGATGATTCCTCTCACTCCCACAGACCACTTCAGACTCACATGGTTAGAAACTCTACTCACATGGCTTGAGTGCACTGGGGTTGAATATGTACATTAACAGCCTCTGGCTTGGCATTCATGTGCATGTTACTAAAGGCGACAGAAAACATCCATTTCAACACTTTTGCATTAGTCTACTGCTGTTtgccaaggtgtgtgtgtgtgtgtgtgtgtgtgtgtgtgtgtgtgtgtggacactgTCAGAGGCAAGTGGGGGGAAAaactaacccccccccccccccccattcacATGTGAAGCAAttaagagaagagaagcagcaggatgTCAGTGTAGTCACCGTGGGATGTCTTGTAGAGCTCCGTGGGCGACGCCTCGCATGAGATAATGGCCCTCGTGTTCAGTGCAGCCGGGGATGTAAATAAACTTGCAGAGACCGTCAGCCTGGTCACATCCGTCCATCTGTATGTGCGAATGCACTCAAACTCTGGTACCCTGTGATCCAGTTTGGCGGATAACGCCGGGTCTGGAGTCCTGCTGAAGCAAGAGCTTTGCTGATTGACATCGGTCTGTGTTCCCTGGTTtacgggggggggggtcatccTGATGGCCCAGCAGACATGCTCCATGGAGCCGGCCCTCGTGACTCAAGCAGACGCAtcttctctccattttgttAAATCCAATTATAGCCCCAAACCAGAAAAAAGATATTTTACCCTGATTAGGAGAGGTTGTGTTAATATTCTATGGATCATAATCTGATTTAAAGATGAAGACATTCTAATGGCCTTTCCAGCAGTATTCAGCCTCAAACCAACTTTTGTTTTAACTGTGTTGTGAATTAATCTTCAGGCTTGTGTTTGTAATCACATAACAGTAAAACTAGTTTAATGTATACTCTTGACAGACTGTAAATGTGCAAACATTCAGAGAAAGGCACTCTGCAGAGGACAGCCTGTGCCTCAACTATCGTACAGTAAACCAGAGAACACTTTAAATGGTGAAACAGTGGACAAGGACTTAATGAACAGTCTCAGCAGTTTGCCCTGTTTGACATGCCTGGTAAAGCGGTGCTTTACAGTCATTTTTACTTGGACATGAATGACgttgcagggttttttttggttttgttttttttgttagggCCTGATCATGTCGTTGTGTAGAAAACTTTTCAAGagattaaaatgtagaaaaagcTGCTATAATTTATAATTCTTAAATTCccagtgcactgatgtcattttacacaaaaagctttttgttAAACTATAAAATAAACTACCTCCATTACATATCTTGTCACAAGTGTCAGATGTTGGAGGCGACCTGAAATAAAAACGTAGCGTTTGAAACGGAATCCAAGTCCAGCGCCTCCTCTCCTGCGCGTCCCTCCATACTAACTTCACAAAGTGAAGCAGGCAGGCGACTCTTGTGCAACAAAAAACACGATGTATGCGGGCAGCGTGTAACTCGAAAGACTCACCGAGTAACAGGAACTATACCGTGCAGTCAGGAGACCGCGCGCACTGCGCCGCGCCGCGCCGCGCGTCTCTGACGAGGCGAGGTCACAAGTTCCCAAGCACAACCCCTGAGCAGATCACACACTTCCCCTCTGGGAGGGCGTGCTCTTAAACCCAGCACgaagagagaagggagagagagacgctgAGAGCGAAGGAACTCTGCCGCCCCcgttcctgctcctgttcctgctgctgcgCCTGAGATCCGACAGGTGGAATAAATGACCAATCACCCCTCACACTCCAACGGCATGCAGGGCCTCCGGAAGGAGCACCTGTACAAGGTGCTGGTGATCGGAGACCTCGGCGTCGGGAAGACCTCCATCATCAGGCGGTACGTGCACCAGACCTACTCCACAAACTACCGCGCCACCATCGGCGTGGACTTCGCCCTCAAGGTGCTCAACTGGGACTCTGAGACCGTCCGGCTCCAGCTGTGGGACATAGCAGGTGGGCCAGAGAAGAAGGTTTGACCGTCTGTCCTCTCCTGTAAATCATCTGCAGTGTCACGTACGTTTTACATTGTAGGATATTCGTGTTGTTTAGTCCTCAGGAGCCCTTTCACTGAGGaacagtaatttaaaaaaaaaaaaaaaagtccaaatgttCTTCAGCAATATGTTTGTCATAGTTCCTGAAAAGTTGATGATTTATGCAGATAGGACTTATCGTGACAAGACAAAAGGCATGACTCTTGTAAAATGATGAAACATTCACAGCCCAAAGATGCACTGTCACCGTGGGGCGCTGATATCTGACAGGAACAGTattctctcctcacacacacacacacacacacacacacacacacacacacacacacacacacacagtcattcagTCACTCATCCAAGGTATGGTGCTGCATCATGTGGGTATGCCCATGTGAGGGAGATTTGAAGGCCAGTCACAGGAGTGTCTTTGTAgcctaaataaaaacaaaacagcattacgGCTGCGGGGCACATGCTTTCGAGATGTTCATTTGGATCCCTCAAATGAGATTAGGAGTGTGCTTTGGTcttgtctgcctgcctgcctgaaAAAAAGGAGTATGATTAATGGGGCGGTTCACATGCTGTAAAGATTGCACCGTCATTTTTGATTGAATGACGGCCTGTCAGGTGACGCGTGCGACATGTGTGCGTCCGTCTTGGTCACAACACTGAGAGGTGATGAAATTCATCCCCTACAGTCTCTGGCctaaaaaaaaggaggaagttCTCAATCCATGtccagtcagttttttttttttttttttttttttttttctttccatttcctctTACTCGTAAGGCTCAAGTGGCAGCACTGAGAGCATTTCTTAGTGGGCTTTCCAGGCGCTGATACTCATCAGCCACGTAAACTTTTCTGCTGAGAGGGCAGCGCGTGTAAAACAAAGCAGGATGCGCACGCCTACGCTCTCGGGCCAGCAAGCGCTCACATCAGATGGCAGAGCACACACAGCCCCGGGGTGGGGATGTCACGTTTGACAGCTGCAGTAACCTGCTCTGCAAGTGTCCCCAGTGTCAGTtccctgcacaaacacacaagcatcggtgaacacacacacacacacacacaggcgtacCTGCACACAGACATCTCACATGGCTGTGTTCTTACAGGGTTACAGTCTAGGTCAAAGTTTATCTTTCATGGCAAGGTGGGGGCAAAATACAGATTTAATTTGCCTAAGTGGGCCCATTATCAGAGGGAACAGCAGCCGCATTGACCGTCTGGTTAAGTGCAACGTGACAGTAAGTCCACAGGAATGTGCTGTTTCATAGGAATGCAGGCACCGCTGACTGCGATCCTAATACCAGCTGTATTAGTTGTTTTCCgccaaaagaaaaatgcaggaaaacaatCTCTCGTCAGACTGGTGGCTGCGGACAACAACtaatgaatgaagtgtgtgtatgtgtgcgcgtcACAGGTCAGGAACGTTTTGGAAACATGACACGAGTGTACTACCGGGAAGCCATGGGAGCCTTCATAGTGTTCGACGTGACGCGGCACACGACCTTCGAGGCCGTCGTCAAGTGGAAAGAGGACCTGGACTCCAAGCTGATGCTGGCCGATGGACAGAGCATCGCCACCGTGCTGCTGGCCAACAAGTGCGACCAGGGCAGGGAGCTGACCAGCAACGGCATCAAAATGGACCAGTTCTGCAAGGACCACGGCTTCGTCGGGTGGTTCGAGACCTCCGCTAAGGTGAGAGCGGACTGTGCTTGACGTGTTCTTCTATCTGCTAGCCTAATATGTTCGAAATTAAGCAcatcaaaatgacacattttgacagGAAGTTCAGGACATTTCCTGAACGTTTGTCGGCAACAAAAGCCAGGTTTATTTAACAAGACCTCGAGGCATCCTCAGTCTTGTTTGTGGCGACTGAAACAGGTATTTTAGGGCCAAAACATGATCATGTCCCAACCCTAACCCCGGCCAAGtggttttggtgcctaaaccctaaccacAGCATAACCACAACATTGTCAAAAGATCAAATTGAACCTAGTGGAAGTTGCAACCTGAGGaaatttaaagttttaacatatcCGTGATCTGTCACTCTGACAACAATTAACTTAGCATAATGACTGGAAATGGGGGGATAATAGCTAGGCTCGCTCTGTGTCAAGGTAACAAACTGTGTCTAGCAGCACCTCTAATTCTCACTTACATCTATTTAGTTTAATCTGTGCCAAACCAGTGAGCTTTAGAGCTTCTGGTAACTGGAAACTTCAGAcggagccaggctagctgcttcCATCCGTTTACCTACTTTTATGCGGACATGAGAGTAATGATCCATCTTCCCCCGTTAACCCTCTGCAAGAATGTGAAGAAGCCCATTTCCCAAATCGTTGAAATATTGCTTTTAGTATCAGCGTCAGAATGAATGGGCCTTGGCAGTGAGTGGCTAACACGCTTAGTGGAGATCATCTCCCACTCAGGTCAGTTCAGTCAGcgaaaaaaaacatccccacAGAGCCAACTGGAATTTCATATCCTCGTGGAAAGTGGCTCGGCGAGTTAAATTCACAAAGCAGGGTCAGAACATGTTATTGAagtgaaaagttaaaagtaTTGGAGGGTTGTTcgatgcttcttttttttttcccttgactGGTGTTCAAATGCTCCATCTTTCAGGGAGTCCTTCCAATCGGAGTAAAAGTTTTTTAATTAGTTTCTTTCCTTGAGTGGACTCAGAGGTGCACAGAAACTATTTGTCTTTGTCGCATATATACTGTGTGAATATACGTCACTGAAGCTTCATCGgactttcattcatttgaaatatGATTTTTCTTACAGCGGTTACGTAGTTTTGATATACAGATTGTGTTTGTCGCCGAATGATAATCAATGAGGCGATCTAAAAAGCGCAGTGCTTATACGCAGCTGTAAATTCTGCAAAAGTTGTCTCCATTCACACATCCTCTGTTGACACTCCTGTGTCGCGGCAGCGTTAAGTGCGCCGCCATTCCTGTGGCATCGAGGCTCAACATTctgagaggtcaaaggttagaAGGCGCAGGTTCAGCCAGAGGTGTCTGAGGTGGGCTAGGCAAACAGACATACACGTCCCGCTTTTGGTagcagttagaaaaaaaaatgtttacagcgTTCAAAAGAAGTAGTTTCAGACACATTGAAGTGTGCGTGGTGTGGTTCACACGAAGGTGATGGCAAGCTCGTTAGCCTCATTTTGAAGATGCTGTAGGTCAGAGATTCGCCACGGTTTGATGCCTGAGTGCCAATTTAGGGAGCGTGCGACGGGGACTGCACGGGAAAGGGCAAGTCGTTTGATTTGGGATTCGTCTTTTAACGATGTTGCCAAATGTTAAATTCCTTTTCCAGTTTGCGACTAAGGTGGATCATTTCATCTGTCCCAAGACACCGATGAGGTCCCGCTAGTTGCCACGCAACCGGCAGCATTCTATAATTTGTCACTCCTAACCTGACGGAGGCTTTTTCAGGTGTATCAAATGGAGATTGCAGAAACTGAATGTGTTGAAATCGACCTCGGGTGATTTAAGATGCGACTGACTAATAGGTGCATTTCATGTGATGCTTGAGGGTCACAAACCGTGATGGTGGTCAACCACAGTTAATGCACAGGATGTGTGCTGACATCAAGGTTGATTAAGCTGGAACATCCTGTGCTGTGGAAGCTTAGCTAACTATTCCAAATAGaatctgttaaaatgtttttttttttttttttatgatgatgattaggATCTAACAATCTTTAAGCTATATCGCAAAAGATTATTACATAGATAATGAAACTGTATCTTTAAAAACCAATTACAGAGGCAAAATTAACCAcagtttcccctctctccttcaggACAATCTAAACATCTGTGAAGCTGCGAACTTCCTGGTCAAGCACATCATGGCCACGGAGAACGACATCCTGAAGAGCGTGGTACCGGACACCATCTCACCCCAGCTCGACTCCAACAGGCAGATGAGCTGCTCAGGCTGCTTCAAATAATGAAAGGAGACGAGCGATTGGCAGGGGACTGAACAGATTGGACACATACTAGGACAGAGATGAACACGCGCGTACAGTTTGGCTACTTCGGCCAGAAAAGCAGTATTGAGGATTTTCAGTTTGCGTTCAGTGTTTTGGACGCTCGGAGCTCAGTTACTTCAGAGCTTGCGGACTGAAATCCCTTGGAGCCAGAAGTTGCACATTTatttaacaagtgtttttgGTAACTGTGGTAATGCATGATTATTTTAGGTACCAAACAGCCAAACATCCTCTTCTGACAACTTGCCTGACCAAACTGAACAGAAGGACTAAATGCTCCTAAATGGTAAGGACGGAGCGAAAAACGGGAGTCTCGTCTATTCTTCATCAACAACACAGTCTCTTCATCGTCTCAAGGAAGAGACTGTGTTGCAGTCCTCTGTCTATTTACCTTCACCTCCACGTTCACTTAccgagagaagaaaaaaaaaaaaaaacagtgtgggGGATGCGCAGGCTTCTGTGAGTCTGCAGAGCCAAAGACAGCAGTGCTGACCACTGTCAGCGGATCCCAGATTTGCTATTGTGTAATTATGTAAATTTTGCACATGCCCTGGCtttttattatgattttaatttatttacagtatgcTTTTACGACTGTCATGCAGGCTAATGTATTGTATTATTCTGCTTAAAACCTTTCCTACAGCTCACTTGtgtcaagacttttttttttttttttttttttttatctggacGATTTTAAGCGACAACGCCTCCCACCCGCTGTCTTGTCGATGGGTTGACTGGATGACACGGGTGCGTCACCTGGGCCCTCGGGCTACAAAGGGCCTGTCTCTCCCTTTACCGCAGCTCACATTCACTCCCGCatcacccccaccccacccctccccttTTTGATCCGCACCCTCAACACCTCTGCAGCAAATTAACCACGCACCCGTGCACCGCTTTCATTGTTGCCGGTCTACACACTCCATTGTTCATTTGTGTCGACTTCAAAACGACAAATGAATCTTCTCTTAAGTGAATGTCTCGCGTGGGCTTTCCCTCCCTGTCACACTCCCTGAGCCAGTTCGTGACAAAGGCTTGTCAGACATGTTTGCTCATTTAAGAGTGTTATATGGAACAGCTGGCCACCCGTGAGATTCATACTGTACACAAGTTCAGGGAGGGGGGATCGCCAGAAAAGTTGGGATATCCATCCTTGTAAGAAAGAATAATGCACTGTCCGTCTCGTATGTCAGCAAACAGCTACCTTAGGAAGCATGCGGTGTgtctgacatcactgtgttgGAACATCATACTTAATGTTGTTCCAGGAGCAATCTAGAGCTAGGCATCATGGCTGAGCGGGATAGGTAGAGGTCTCAGGGTTTGAATTCTGTTTAGGGAACTTTAAAAAAGTTAAGACCGGAGGaaatttggttaggtttaggaaaacttGATTTGTACTGAATTTGGACCCTTCCGCAACATCAAACGTGGATAACCTCTCTCATGTGCGTAGCTGTCTGCTCTCTTTCAAgtcatgatattaaaaaaaatcatatcaaatAGTGTTGGCTACTTTTTATAAGCCGTCACTAAATAGCCTACAGTAAAATTACCCTGAGAAATTCTGAGACTGGCAGCTGCAGTGACTCACTGTCGCCTCTTGAGGTACTAAGTGCCATCACAGTAGGATGTTGCCGAGGCTAGCAACAGAGACTTCTCTTCAACGTACTAGGCAATCTAGTTTTAAGTTAAAATTATCACACATATAGCTCCTTTAATGTATAAATGGTTGTCCCTCTGCCTAAAGCGTTCTTCCATCATGACAAAATGAGATGTGATTCCtgcttttttcttaaaatttttttttttctaaatttggCAAATGAGCGAACGTCGGTTTCCCTTCCGATGAGGATCGGAAGGGAAAACGGTGTTTGTCTGAATATAAACTGGACACTCCAATGAGTTCACTTGCCAAAGACGAACTCTCTGTATCCATGGTAACTAGATCAAGTCTTTCTTATGGGTATCCTCTAACGTCTTTGTGAAGCTATTTCTTGCTGTACTCACGaccatacagacacacacacacacacacacacatgcgcgcgcagacacacacttccaAACGCACACAGATTTTCTTTCCACCCTCCATGTCCCTGTTGCTTTTTTTACCacatcttctctcctctcccactctGCTCCATTCTCCATCATTGTTTCTTCTGCTGAAAATGATTCCCTGTGCTCTCTCGACACGGATTGCTTTTTACGTGTCCCTGgcccctctttttctctcgtTCTTTGATTCACATGCAGCGCATTATATAAACCGTGCACAGGCTCCTGCTGCACACCCACAGATTTGGTGCTTTTATTGATCTTCCAGCAAGTTGACTCTGGTTGCACGCATGCAAAGTTgttgtcctctttttttttttttttttttttcatttctccgTGTCTTCTTTGAATGCCAAGGTAGCTGGGACCCGCCGTCGCAGGTGCTCGGAAAAATGTCTTTCATAAAGTTTATTTGAATCCCTGAGTGCAAAATGCAGCGAGAGCCAAAGTGAAGTCAGCGTTTTGATGCCGTATCATAGGCGTGTCGCGTTGTTTCCTGTCAGGCCGTGTTTGTGCGCCCAATCACGACAGTGTCATGCGCTGCTGTGTGATTGCTCCACAGCGCGGGCGCTGACGGCCTGATGGAAACAATGCAATTACAGCAGCATGGCGTCACACTGTAGATGTTTGGACTGATCTGAACTTGCTCACGCGTCTTCAGGCCTCAGGTCTGTGTGCGAGAATATTTTGTGCTCCGTCGCAAAATTAGTCCATCATTTAATGCAAAGTAGTAAAAACttctaacctttttttttttggacgtGTCCCTGAAGTACACTGATGCTATTTAACCTTTGACCTGgatacaacaaaaacatttgacagccTCATGATCACTGTAATGCTAATGCAAGCTTCACAAATCACTGTAAGAGATAGTGAATCAGCTTCCAAATGTCATTAGCTCATTCtctcttactgtgtgtgtgtgtgtgtgtgtgtgtgtggctgatcCAGGACTCTCAGGTTCTCATTAGTGAGCCACATGACTGCGTGGATTATTCTCTTCCTGAGGGATTAGATTTGGTCGTCTGCTCTCGGCTCACGTTAAGACATCACCACCGTCAAATGGTCCAAAGACGCTCCCTAACTCTTTGGAAGGGATTCGCCGTCTGAAATTCATCAAGAcatcttaaaagaaaaacaaaaacaagacaccGAATAGCCAAATGAAGCGCATGATCAAAGAAACCCAGGTAACTTCGGTGATGTTCCTTGTGATGTTGATGGAGTCGTGGGAGTGGGTGGCGTAATTACAGTTCGGAGGATGTggttagaaataaaacaacacaattcaaTTCAACTTCATTTTCGAGGAAGATTCAGCAAAGTTCTGGTCTGTTAACTCCTCCCTGTGACAACAGCTGGCACAGATCGAACTACTCGTTACTGTGATTGTGAGCCCAACATATTGTGTTCACTGTAGTCCTCAGGCTCTGCCAGAGAACCACCTACAGGAAAAAAACCAcccacagactctctctctctctctctctctctctctctctctctctctctctctctctggagagagagatggagacgggggagaagaagaaggtatGAGATGGTGGGAAAAGCGATGCTTAGATCTCTCATCGACAA
This sequence is a window from Acanthopagrus latus isolate v.2019 chromosome 13, fAcaLat1.1, whole genome shotgun sequence. Protein-coding genes within it:
- the rab38b gene encoding ras-related protein Rab-38: MTNHPSHSNGMQGLRKEHLYKVLVIGDLGVGKTSIIRRYVHQTYSTNYRATIGVDFALKVLNWDSETVRLQLWDIAGQERFGNMTRVYYREAMGAFIVFDVTRHTTFEAVVKWKEDLDSKLMLADGQSIATVLLANKCDQGRELTSNGIKMDQFCKDHGFVGWFETSAKDNLNICEAANFLVKHIMATENDILKSVVPDTISPQLDSNRQMSCSGCFK